Proteins encoded together in one Procambarus clarkii isolate CNS0578487 chromosome 67, FALCON_Pclarkii_2.0, whole genome shotgun sequence window:
- the LOC123767522 gene encoding ctenidin-1-like produces the protein MFKTDTPITGPELEALHMIYDDLGDIRNSLMLSHNSDILARLILAVATVLLLLVVVLVDGEPYPFFIEELGGYGGGYGGGYGKGKGKGKGKGKGKGKGHGGCVCGYGGGHGGGYGGGYGGGHGGGYGGGYGGGHGGGYGGGGYESGYGGYGGGESYGYH, from the exons ATGTTCAAAACAGACACACCTATAACAGGGCCGGAGTTAGAAGCCTTACACATGATCTATGATGATCTTGGTGACATACGCAACAGTTTAATGTTATCTCATAACTCAGACATTTTAGCG AGACTCATACTAGCAGTCGCCACAGTGCTGctgttgctagtggtggtgctagttgaTGGAGAGCCTTACCCCTTCTTTATCGAGGAGCTTGGTGGATATGGAGGCGGATATGGCGGCGGATATGGAAAGGGTAAAGGCAAAGGTAAAGGCAAGGGAAAAGGCAAAGGAAAGGGCCATGGTGGATGCGTATGTGGATATGGTGGTGGACACGGCGGCGGATATGGCGGTGGATATGGTGGCGGCCACGGTGGCGGCTATGGCGGTGGATATGGTGGCGGCCACGGCGGTGGATATGGTGGCGGCGGCTACGAGAGCGGATATGGTGGATACGGCGGTGGTGAAAGCTATG GTTACCACTAG